In Aureibacillus halotolerans, one genomic interval encodes:
- the ssuE gene encoding NADPH-dependent FMN reductase, which translates to MASITLIYGGNTRNSRVHGLVDRATQFFQTKGITLHTIYVHELPAEDLLTANFANPAFAEAHKKVDQSDGVIVVTPVYKSSYSGILKTYLDLLPQKGLEGKAVLPLVVGGTFGHLLTIDYALKPVLSSLGATTILNGVFVLDKQIERRDQLGFHIESEAASRLDETFTLLQLEIERVYTPLAQ; encoded by the coding sequence ATGGCAAGCATTACATTAATATATGGAGGAAACACACGTAACTCCAGGGTTCATGGACTTGTGGACCGAGCGACGCAATTCTTTCAGACGAAGGGCATTACGTTACACACGATTTATGTGCATGAGCTGCCGGCGGAGGATTTGCTCACAGCCAATTTTGCGAACCCGGCGTTTGCTGAAGCCCATAAAAAGGTGGACCAATCTGATGGTGTCATTGTAGTGACACCAGTGTATAAATCGTCATACTCTGGCATTTTAAAAACGTATTTGGATCTACTCCCGCAAAAAGGCTTGGAAGGGAAAGCAGTGTTACCGCTCGTGGTTGGCGGTACGTTTGGTCATCTGTTAACGATCGATTATGCGTTGAAACCAGTGCTGTCCTCGCTAGGCGCGACGACTATTCTCAATGGTGTGTTTGTGCTCGACAAACAAATTGAACGCAGGGATCAGCTAGGCTTTCATATTGAGTCGGAAGCTGCTTCGCGGCTTGATGAAACCTTTACGCTCCTGCAGTTAGAGATAGAGAGAGTCTACACGCCATTGGCCCAATGA
- a CDS encoding YebC/PmpR family DNA-binding transcriptional regulator, with protein MGRKWNNIKEKKASKDANTSRVYAKFGREIYVAAKKGEPDPESNQALKVVLERAKTYSVPKAIIDRAIEKAKGGTEENFDELRYEGFGPSGSMIIVDALTNNVNRTASEVRAAFTKNGGNMGVSGSVAYLFDATAVIGVEGKSSEDVLELLMEADIDARDIVDEDGAVIIYAAPDEFHAIQEALKQNGVEEFTVAEQTMLAQTENALDAEAEKQFDKLIDALEDLEDVQQVYHNVDLEG; from the coding sequence ATGGGACGTAAATGGAACAATATTAAAGAAAAGAAGGCGTCTAAGGATGCCAATACGAGCCGTGTGTATGCGAAGTTTGGCCGCGAGATTTATGTTGCAGCGAAAAAAGGCGAGCCCGACCCTGAGTCAAATCAGGCGTTGAAGGTTGTGCTTGAACGTGCCAAGACGTACAGCGTGCCAAAGGCCATTATTGATCGCGCGATTGAAAAGGCGAAGGGCGGCACGGAAGAAAATTTCGATGAGCTGCGCTACGAGGGCTTCGGTCCAAGTGGGTCAATGATTATCGTTGATGCCTTAACAAACAACGTAAATCGAACGGCGTCTGAAGTTCGGGCGGCGTTTACGAAGAATGGTGGCAACATGGGCGTGAGTGGTTCTGTGGCGTATTTGTTTGATGCGACAGCCGTTATTGGTGTGGAAGGTAAATCGAGTGAGGACGTGCTTGAACTATTGATGGAGGCGGACATTGATGCCCGTGACATCGTGGATGAAGATGGAGCGGTGATTATTTATGCGGCGCCGGACGAATTTCATGCGATTCAAGAGGCGTTGAAACAAAACGGTGTAGAAGAGTTTACTGTCGCAGAGCAAACAATGCTTGCTCAAACAGAAAATGCCCTTGATGCTGAGGCAGAAAAGCAGTTTGATAAACTCATTGACGCACTTGAAGATCTCGAAGATGTGCAGCAGGTGTATCATAACGTGGATTTAGAAGGATAA